One stretch of Microbacterium terrae DNA includes these proteins:
- a CDS encoding ABC transporter permease, protein MLTYVIRRVLQAATTIAIVLVVAFTLGRLTGSPAALLLGENATPQQVADLERSMGFDRPLPVQFVDFATGALVGDFGDSYRRPGTPALAIVWERMPATISLALPAFAIGLAVAVAAVLAIYFAASRRLRAVFLWSGTLRHSVPDFFFGVLAVLIFSVMLGWLPSLGAASPAAYILPILTIATGQFVLYVRLLDAEMAEQTRMDYVRTARAAGRSRAGILVLDVLPNAFLPVLTVAGLNLAMLLGGTVIVEQVFAWPGIGSALIEAVAQRDFPVVQAALLVVAVGFIVVNVLNDILHRVLDPRVRIR, encoded by the coding sequence ATGCTCACCTATGTGATCCGCAGAGTGCTGCAGGCTGCGACGACGATCGCGATCGTGCTCGTCGTCGCGTTCACGCTGGGGCGCCTCACCGGCTCGCCGGCCGCACTGCTCCTGGGCGAGAACGCGACACCGCAGCAGGTCGCGGACCTCGAGCGCTCGATGGGATTCGATCGGCCGCTGCCGGTCCAGTTCGTGGACTTCGCCACCGGCGCGCTCGTCGGAGACTTCGGCGACTCCTACCGCCGCCCCGGCACCCCCGCTCTGGCGATCGTGTGGGAGCGGATGCCCGCGACGATCTCGCTCGCGCTCCCGGCCTTCGCGATCGGGCTGGCCGTCGCCGTCGCAGCGGTCCTGGCGATCTACTTCGCCGCCAGCCGCCGCCTGCGTGCGGTGTTCCTCTGGTCGGGGACCCTTCGTCACTCCGTGCCCGACTTCTTCTTCGGTGTGCTCGCCGTGCTGATCTTCTCCGTGATGCTTGGCTGGCTGCCGTCGCTCGGAGCGGCGTCGCCTGCGGCCTACATCCTGCCGATCCTGACCATCGCGACGGGTCAGTTCGTCCTCTACGTGCGACTGCTCGACGCGGAGATGGCCGAGCAGACCCGCATGGACTACGTCAGGACCGCCCGTGCCGCAGGGAGATCTCGAGCCGGCATCCTCGTCCTCGACGTCCTTCCCAATGCCTTCCTCCCCGTCCTCACCGTCGCAGGTCTCAACCTCGCGATGCTCCTCGGCGGAACGGTCATCGTGGAGCAGGTGTTCGCGTGGCCGGGGATCGGCTCCGCCCTGATCGAAGCAGTCGCTCAGCGAGACTTCCCGGTCGTCCAGGCGGCGCTCCTCGTCGTCGCTGTCGGGTTCATCGTGGTGAACGTGCTGAACGACATCCTGCATCGTGTCCTCGACCCGAGAGTGAGAATCCGATGA
- a CDS encoding YncE family protein, translated as MTTSMHRSAAAPHTASTFVATLSEGSEIALVDLAGRAADSVARRTVDVGPAPWGVAVSPTDGTVAVATARGVSLVDRQVTELTGLIPYRDAPDTIAYGEYRPGGTGIVAAPDGRTFFVGVHREGRMSSVEVVDTAVGAVVDSVEIGERPFDLVRSADGRSVHSIDHDSFTLHTIDIASHAVKVQEIAPFGTAGGHMSHMKPHYAAVAEDETIYLPYQGRGLLVIDGATGAHRTEPMTGDTHQHGVALTDDGRLLVVGVGQVGGAKLGPSLTVRDLATGAERLVELDRGHENVIFWRDPADTRAYAVLTGGSTSRGPWDGLTLVALDDDSVTRVTVPGKPQVLAAVVV; from the coding sequence ATGACCACCTCGATGCACCGATCAGCCGCCGCTCCCCACACCGCGTCGACCTTCGTCGCGACCCTGTCCGAAGGCTCGGAGATCGCGCTCGTCGACCTCGCCGGGCGCGCCGCGGACAGCGTCGCGCGGCGGACCGTCGACGTCGGCCCCGCACCGTGGGGCGTCGCCGTCAGCCCGACCGACGGCACCGTCGCCGTCGCCACCGCCCGGGGCGTCTCACTCGTCGATCGGCAGGTCACGGAGCTCACCGGCCTGATCCCGTACCGCGACGCACCGGACACAATCGCGTATGGCGAATACCGCCCGGGCGGCACCGGCATCGTCGCCGCACCCGACGGCAGGACCTTCTTCGTCGGCGTGCACCGCGAGGGACGGATGTCGTCGGTCGAGGTGGTCGACACGGCCGTCGGCGCCGTGGTCGACAGCGTGGAGATCGGGGAGCGACCGTTCGATCTGGTGCGCTCGGCCGATGGCCGTTCGGTGCATTCGATCGATCACGACTCGTTCACCCTTCACACGATCGACATTGCAAGCCACGCGGTAAAAGTCCAGGAAATCGCGCCTTTCGGAACCGCCGGTGGGCACATGTCCCACATGAAGCCGCACTACGCCGCTGTTGCGGAGGACGAGACCATCTACCTGCCGTATCAAGGACGAGGGCTGCTCGTGATCGACGGTGCGACCGGGGCGCATCGCACGGAGCCGATGACCGGCGACACCCATCAGCACGGGGTCGCCCTGACCGACGACGGCCGGCTGCTCGTCGTCGGCGTCGGCCAGGTGGGTGGCGCGAAGCTCGGCCCGAGCCTCACCGTCCGCGACCTTGCGACAGGAGCGGAGCGGCTCGTCGAACTCGATCGCGGGCACGAGAACGTCATCTTCTGGAGAGACCCGGCGGACACCCGCGCGTACGCCGTTCTCACCGGCGGGTCGACGAGCCGTGGCCCCTGGGACGGTCTCACGCTCGTCGCGCTCGACGACGATTCGGTCACCCGCGTGACGGTTCCCGGCAAGCCCCAGGTGCTCGCAGCGGTGGTCGTGTAA
- a CDS encoding ABC transporter permease, with product MTDAILAAPTSSGALPPRSRRRGSARPLILVGVAFLTTVVAFVVIVPLLPDFDPMGQDLSATNLPAFQDAAHPLGTDALGRDMMSRLALGGRISLLLTLAIVLINLIIGTIIGLIAGYRGGWADNALSTVSDVQLALPVVLLLMALAATLGSSVGLTVVVLGVSYWMGYARVARSIAMSLRDRDFVLAPILQGATTAHVLRRHILPSVAGPLLIVTVTDIGAVMLILAGLDYLGLGVQPPTPTWGGMIFEGQRMMRLVPSQALLPGIAMFFVIGGAAFISQRFTTENGDFVLGRKEHR from the coding sequence ATGACCGACGCGATCCTGGCGGCACCGACCTCGTCGGGCGCCCTTCCACCCCGTTCTCGTCGACGCGGCAGCGCGCGTCCGCTGATCCTCGTCGGCGTCGCCTTCCTCACAACGGTCGTCGCCTTCGTCGTCATCGTGCCGCTCCTTCCCGATTTCGACCCGATGGGTCAAGATCTGAGCGCAACGAATCTGCCCGCCTTCCAGGATGCTGCGCACCCGCTCGGCACCGATGCACTCGGGCGCGACATGATGAGCCGCCTCGCCCTCGGAGGGCGCATCAGCCTCCTCCTCACGCTCGCGATCGTCCTCATCAACCTGATCATCGGAACGATCATCGGACTGATCGCCGGCTATCGGGGAGGATGGGCGGACAACGCACTCAGCACGGTGTCGGACGTCCAACTCGCCCTGCCTGTCGTGCTCCTCCTCATGGCGCTCGCCGCGACCCTGGGCAGCAGCGTCGGGCTCACCGTGGTCGTGCTCGGAGTGTCGTACTGGATGGGGTATGCGCGCGTCGCGCGCAGCATCGCCATGTCGCTGCGTGATCGGGACTTCGTGCTGGCACCGATCCTCCAGGGCGCCACCACCGCGCACGTGCTGCGCCGTCACATCCTCCCGTCTGTCGCCGGCCCGCTCCTGATCGTGACGGTGACCGATATCGGTGCGGTGATGCTGATCCTCGCCGGACTGGATTACCTCGGCCTCGGCGTGCAGCCACCGACGCCGACGTGGGGCGGGATGATCTTCGAGGGGCAGCGCATGATGCGTCTCGTGCCGAGTCAAGCCCTTCTCCCCGGCATCGCGATGTTCTTCGTCATCGGCGGGGCAGCCTTCATCAGCCAGCGATTCACCACGGAGAACGGCGATTTCGTCCTGGGCCGGAAGGAACACCGTTGA
- a CDS encoding ABC transporter substrate-binding protein has translation MNRRRTSAIALTIAGGLVLAGCAGDAEPTSAEEVSAVIALPAEPPGTDPIMTRSVAAWNIYYALYDGLTRIASDGTIEPGLATEWESSADLTTWTFVLRDGVVFHDGTAVTADDIVATYETILASPESTNRAAISMLSTVESDDAGRVVFTLNNAYAAWPSMVGTIGIVPAVAYADADGRFAEAPVGTGPYKFVSQSAGVDYVVTRNDEYWGDAPEVADVTFAFVGAEDARVTGVESGTLDIASIPASQVPVVEANPAVEVATAPGNQVAFLGINPAAAPLADVQIREAIALAVDRDELTANLLGGLATPTGQLLAEGVQGNVADYPVPAADLDAAAALVAGSDYDGTPITLQYASSGGMSQAGDVAQAIAGTLTEIGLNIELAGTDQATFSLALADHAVSGLYLNGWAPSVMDGDVVVSQLLAGGPEDYFGTPEMVELYSTQQAAVGEERDDVYRDIWALNDANVQTVPLYANNYTYAIDPSFDWSPAADGIFRVQDIRVAD, from the coding sequence ATGAACCGACGCCGGACCTCCGCCATCGCGCTCACGATCGCCGGCGGACTCGTCCTCGCCGGGTGCGCCGGCGACGCCGAGCCGACATCCGCAGAAGAGGTCTCGGCTGTGATCGCCCTTCCGGCCGAGCCGCCGGGAACCGACCCGATCATGACCCGCTCGGTCGCCGCGTGGAACATCTACTACGCGCTGTACGACGGCCTGACCCGCATCGCGTCGGACGGGACGATCGAACCGGGCCTGGCGACCGAGTGGGAGTCCAGCGCGGACCTCACCACCTGGACTTTCGTGCTCCGCGACGGCGTCGTCTTCCACGACGGCACGGCCGTGACCGCCGATGACATCGTCGCGACATATGAGACGATCCTGGCCTCGCCGGAGTCGACGAACCGTGCGGCGATCTCCATGCTCTCGACGGTGGAGTCCGATGACGCAGGGCGCGTGGTGTTCACACTGAACAACGCGTACGCCGCATGGCCATCGATGGTCGGCACGATCGGCATCGTCCCGGCCGTCGCATATGCGGACGCCGACGGCCGGTTCGCTGAGGCGCCGGTGGGAACGGGCCCGTACAAGTTCGTCTCGCAGTCTGCGGGGGTCGACTATGTGGTGACGCGCAACGACGAGTACTGGGGCGACGCGCCCGAGGTCGCCGACGTCACGTTCGCCTTCGTCGGGGCTGAGGACGCCCGCGTCACCGGCGTCGAATCGGGCACTCTCGACATCGCATCGATCCCGGCCAGTCAGGTACCCGTGGTGGAGGCGAACCCGGCAGTCGAGGTCGCGACCGCGCCCGGCAACCAGGTCGCCTTCCTCGGCATCAACCCCGCTGCGGCGCCCCTCGCCGATGTGCAGATCCGCGAGGCGATCGCCCTGGCCGTCGATCGCGATGAACTCACCGCCAACCTGCTGGGTGGTCTCGCGACGCCGACCGGCCAGCTGCTCGCCGAGGGCGTGCAGGGCAACGTCGCCGACTACCCGGTTCCCGCCGCCGACCTCGACGCCGCGGCGGCACTCGTTGCGGGCTCCGACTACGACGGAACTCCGATCACCCTCCAATACGCGTCGTCGGGGGGCATGTCGCAGGCCGGCGACGTCGCGCAGGCGATCGCCGGGACGCTGACCGAGATCGGCCTGAACATCGAGCTCGCCGGCACCGATCAGGCCACGTTCTCGCTCGCACTCGCCGATCACGCGGTCTCGGGCCTCTACCTCAACGGGTGGGCGCCGTCCGTGATGGACGGCGACGTCGTGGTCAGTCAGCTGCTCGCCGGCGGTCCCGAGGACTACTTCGGCACCCCGGAGATGGTCGAGCTCTACTCCACGCAGCAGGCAGCGGTCGGCGAGGAGCGTGACGACGTGTATCGCGACATCTGGGCGCTCAACGACGCGAACGTCCAGACGGTGCCGCTGTACGCGAACAACTACACGTACGCGATCGACCCCTCGTTCGACTGGTCTCCGGCTGCAGACGGCATCTTCCGCGTGCAGGACATCCGCGTAGCGGACTGA
- a CDS encoding GntR family transcriptional regulator produces MTEQDDAVGPVRDVRRPLAVGSTYQSLTTQVFQELRERIIEGLYPPGTRLPERELSEDLQVSRIPIREALPRLEAEGYIVTMPRRGAIVRQLTLRDIEELFDLRITLEVFAARQAALRAQTTPPGPQLRELVARALEFTEQHSEHEISSVNSAIHEEIVRLAGNDLLGSVMQTIMGRSRWLFRLTTQRDQSEQYREHTELADAIYAGDVELSGAIAYSHIQKGRAPSIALLHDRLPAE; encoded by the coding sequence ATGACCGAGCAAGACGATGCGGTGGGCCCCGTTCGCGACGTTCGCCGGCCGCTCGCGGTGGGCTCGACCTATCAGTCGCTCACCACGCAGGTGTTCCAGGAGTTGCGCGAGCGGATCATCGAAGGCCTCTACCCGCCCGGCACACGGCTGCCGGAGCGCGAGCTGTCGGAGGATCTGCAGGTCTCCCGCATTCCGATCCGAGAGGCACTGCCTCGGCTCGAAGCCGAGGGGTACATCGTGACGATGCCGCGTCGGGGAGCGATCGTACGGCAGCTCACCCTGCGCGACATCGAGGAGCTGTTCGACCTGCGCATCACGCTCGAGGTGTTCGCCGCCCGTCAAGCAGCGCTGCGCGCGCAGACGACGCCGCCGGGACCGCAGCTGCGGGAGCTCGTCGCCCGTGCCCTCGAGTTCACCGAGCAGCACAGCGAGCACGAGATCTCCTCGGTCAACAGCGCCATCCACGAAGAGATCGTCCGCCTCGCCGGCAACGATCTGCTCGGCAGTGTCATGCAGACCATCATGGGTCGATCTCGCTGGCTGTTCCGGCTGACCACGCAGCGCGACCAATCCGAGCAGTACCGCGAGCACACCGAGCTCGCCGACGCGATCTACGCCGGCGACGTCGAGCTCTCCGGAGCGATCGCGTACTCGCACATCCAGAAGGGGCGCGCGCCGAGCATCGCTCTCCTGCACGATCGGCTGCCCGCTGAGTGA
- a CDS encoding ornithine cyclodeaminase family protein, giving the protein MTLLLTRSVLEQLVDPAATVAAVRAALCAVEQSAAFQPAPSIVTAAHVPEEFLVMAASGHDDLVAAKLMSDIPANAGRGLPTQRSAILITRLSDGVPVAILDGKVPTRERTAAATAVATDALARADSVELALIGAGGLAAPHVRALCEVRQFRRVTVWSRSSERIEALQLALADVDVEVRAAPTPQGAVQGADVVCTLTPARHPVLEGAWLEPGQHVNAVGAPPRADHREIDSEVVRRSSVFLDDVATAMVKSGDVLIPLGEGMIGADALRTTLGAVLNGTRPGRTHENEITLYNSVGIGVQDLAVSALYIERARARGLGLEVDLAA; this is encoded by the coding sequence ATGACCCTCTTGCTCACTCGAAGCGTGCTCGAGCAACTCGTCGACCCGGCGGCGACCGTCGCCGCCGTTCGGGCTGCCCTGTGCGCGGTCGAGCAGTCGGCGGCGTTCCAGCCTGCACCGTCGATCGTCACAGCAGCCCACGTCCCAGAGGAGTTCCTGGTGATGGCGGCGTCGGGCCACGACGACCTCGTCGCGGCGAAGCTCATGAGCGACATCCCGGCGAATGCCGGGCGAGGACTGCCCACCCAGCGGTCGGCCATTCTCATCACGCGGCTCAGCGACGGGGTTCCGGTCGCGATTCTCGACGGGAAGGTGCCGACACGCGAGCGCACAGCAGCGGCGACCGCCGTCGCGACGGACGCGCTCGCGCGCGCCGACAGCGTGGAGCTCGCTCTGATCGGGGCGGGCGGACTGGCTGCACCCCACGTGCGCGCGCTCTGCGAGGTGCGGCAGTTCCGGCGCGTGACGGTGTGGTCGCGTTCGAGCGAGCGCATCGAGGCGCTCCAGCTCGCGCTCGCCGACGTCGACGTCGAGGTGCGGGCTGCGCCCACGCCACAAGGCGCCGTACAGGGGGCCGACGTGGTCTGCACGCTCACCCCGGCTCGTCATCCCGTGCTCGAGGGTGCCTGGCTCGAACCGGGCCAGCACGTGAACGCGGTCGGTGCTCCACCCCGCGCCGATCATCGCGAGATCGACAGCGAGGTCGTGCGGCGGTCGAGCGTGTTCCTGGATGACGTCGCAACCGCGATGGTGAAGTCCGGCGACGTGCTGATTCCACTCGGAGAGGGCATGATCGGGGCCGATGCTCTGCGCACGACGCTCGGTGCCGTGTTGAACGGCACGCGACCGGGACGCACACATGAGAATGAGATCACTCTCTACAATTCCGTAGGAATCGGCGTGCAGGACCTTGCCGTGTCCGCGCTCTACATCGAGCGCGCGCGGGCTCGTGGACTCGGCCTCGAGGTGGATCTGGCTGCATAG